Proteins from a single region of Hermetia illucens chromosome 3, iHerIll2.2.curated.20191125, whole genome shotgun sequence:
- the LOC119652013 gene encoding uncharacterized protein LOC119652013, which produces MKITNIVTVYLLIAFVSAKVSDFRLQKIECTRYDSSVGNITCFLHNQDTAQSEVDVDFYISRPVDGILIHMEIWKKLNGNFILTPINITINACHYFDKKERVPFHASLIMKWVQSVSNINHKCPYIGHVFIKNLNTENFRKIIPVGDYRLDVKLFEKFFTHPLVLIRGFGKKC; this is translated from the exons ATGAAAATCACAAATATCGTTACGGTGTACCTTCTAATTGCATTTGTTTCTGCT AaagtttcagattttagactgcAAAAAATTGAGTGCACACGTTACGATTCATCTGTGGGGAACATAACCTGCTTCTTACATAATCAGGACACTGCCCAAAGTGAAGTCGATGTCGATTTTTACATCTCACGTCCGGTGGATGGAATTCTG ATACATATGGAAATATGGAAGAAACTCAATGGTAACTTCATTTTAACGCCGATAAATATAACCATAAATGCATGCCACTATTTCGATAAGAAAGAGAGGGTTCCATTCCATGCTAGCTTAATTATGAAGTGGGTGCAGTCAGTTTCTAACATCAACCATAAATGCCCTTATATC GGCCATGTTTTCATAAAGAATTTGAACACAGAAAACTTTCGAAAGATTATTCCTGTTGGAGATTATCGCCTCGATgttaaattgtttgaaaaattcttCACGCATCCATTGGTTTTAATACGTGGATTTGGTAAAAAATGTTAA
- the LOC119653139 gene encoding uncharacterized protein LOC119653139, whose amino-acid sequence MNNHNLYQAFLLAASVLMVVSDSRNSLRLTRIDCRVCECGKADIKNLTCRIKAMSRSRTAIFAEAFLMRPFDDVLVHMQIFKRNSVRYLPFMVNVTFFPCKYFEGSDNTFYAKFMINWINKYSNINHSCPYSDRIFADNLEPFAEKIPVFAPAGDYRLDLHFYQSNLKTLLASINGYGTITIRPFMQGI is encoded by the exons ATGAATAACCATAATTTGTATCAGGCATTTCTATTGGCTGCAAGCGTTCTTATGGTTGTTTCTGAT TCCAGGAATTCATTAAGGCTGACTAGGATCGATTGCCGCGTTTGTGAATGCGGCAAGGCTGATATTAAAAACTTAACGTGCAGGATTAAAGCAATGAGCAGGTCTAGGACGGCGATTTTTGCTGAAGCTTTTCTGATGCGTCCTTTCGACGATGTATTA GTGCATATGCagatttttaaaagaaatagtGTTAGATATTTACCATTCATGGTGAATGTCACATTTTTTCCCTGCAAATATTTCGAAGGATCTGACAATACCTTTTATGCGAAGTTTATGATAAATTGGATcaacaaatattcaaatataaaCCATTCTTGTCCATATTCG GATCGCATTTTTGCTGATAATCTTGAACCGTTTGCGGAAAAAATTCCAGTATTTGCTCCTGCTGGTGACTACCGTttggatttgcatttttatcAAAGCAACCTGAAGACTCTGCTCGCAAGCATTAATGGTTATGGAACAATAACCATCCGGCCTTTCATGCAGGGTATTTAA